Genomic DNA from Streptomyces venezuelae:
GCTCGCGGACAAGCTCGTCGCGGGCGCCGCCAACGCCACGTCCACCGTGGGTGCGGGCGTGGGCGCCGCCGCGATGCTGCCGGTGCCGCCCGCGATGCCCGCCGAGCTCGCGGCGGAGATCACCGGCGTCGCCGCCATCGAACTGAAGCTGATCGCCGAGCTGCACGAGGTCTACGGCCTGCGGCCGGAGGGCAACCTCAAGCAGCGCAGCACCGCCTACCTGAACTCCTGGTCGCAGGAGCGCGGCGTCGAGGTCACCAAACCCTCGACCTTCAACGCCGCCCTGGGCGGCCAGATGAAGCGCGAGCTGCGGCAGCAGATCATGAAGCGGATGGTCCGGAACCTGCCGAACCTCATGCCGTTCATGGTCGGTGCGGCGGTCGGAGCGGTCATGAACCGCCGGGACACCAGGAAGCTGGCCGCCCGGATCCGCAAGGACCTGAGCAAGCACCAGGTGCCCTGGAGCGAGCTGCCCCAGCTGCCGCCCCTGGAGAAGCCGGACAACCCGCTGCGGGTGGGAGAGATCCCCCGCGAGCTGGGGCGCTGAGCCGCGCCCCTCACACGGCCCTGAGTCCGTGCCCCTTACGCGGCGCTCTGGCGCACCGAGTCGAGGACCGCTGCCAGCTCCTCCGGGTGCCGCGTCGAGACGTACACGTACGGAGTCGGGTCCTCGGGATCCGTGATGGTCACGCGCAGCGCCGTCGGGATGTAGGCGCGCAGCAGCATGTACGCGCGCGGGTCCGCCTTGTACGAACGCCAGGCGCGCGTCTCCTCGCCGGTCAGGACCTCCACGTCACCCAGCGCGGACACCGGGATCTTCGCGTCGCCGACGACCAGCGAGCCCGCCACCACGCGAATCCGCACCGCGCCGTACGCGCTGGTGACGACCGCCGCCACCGCCGTGCCGCCGACCAGGCCGCCGAGGAGCGGCAGCGTGCCGAACGGCAGCAGGATCAAGGCCATCGCCACGCCCACCAGGACCGAGGCGAACCACCACGAACGGGGCGCGGTCAGGCGTTCTTCGTAAGGCTGCATGGAACCAAGCTTGGCACGGTGCGGTTACCACGCTGACGCGGAGGTAAGGTCTGCGCCTGTGAGTGGTACATCAGCAGCTCTGACGCCCCCGGCCGACGCCATAGCGCCCGTCCGCCACCCCGACGCACCCGCCCCCGGTGAGCTCATCGGTGCTCACTACGAGCACTGTTTCGGCTGCGGCGAGGGACAGGCGCACGGACTGCACCTCGCGACGCGGGCCGGCGAGGGCGTGGCGGTCACCGCCGAGTTCACCGTGCGCGAGGCGCACCAGGGCGCCCCCGGCCTCGCCCATGGCGGGGTGCTCGCCACCGCGCTCGACGAGACGCTGGGCTCGCTGAACTGGCTGCTGCGCGTGATCGCCGTGACCGGACGCCTGGAGACCGACTTCGCGCGGCCCGTGCCGCTGGGCACCGTGCTGTTCCTGGAAGCCGAGGTCACCGCCGTCGCCGGACGGAAGATCTACTCGACCGCCACCGGACGCATCGGCGGCCCCGAAGGCCCCGTCGCGGTCCGTGCCGACGCCCTCTTCATCGAGGTGAAGGTCGACCACTTCATCGACAACGGCCGCCCGGAGGAGATCCAGGCCGCCATGAACAACCCGGACCAGATCCGGCGCGCACGCGCCTTCGAGGTGAACCCGTGATGCCCTCCCGTGAGCTGGACGTGCTGATCAGGCGCGTCGACCCCGAGGTGCCGCTGCCCGCGTACGCGCAGCCCGGTGACGCGGGCGCCGATCTGCGGACGACGGAATCCTGCGAACTGAAGCCGGGCGAGCGGGTCGTCCTGCCGACCGGTGTGTCGATCGCCCTCCCCGAGGGGTACGCGGCGTTCGTGCACCCCCGTTCGGGGCTCGCCGCCCGCTGCGGTGTCGCTCTGGTGAATGCCCCGGGGACGGTGGATGCCGGGTACCGTGGAGAGATCAAGGTGATCGTGGTGAATCTCGACCCGCGCGACAGCGTGCGGTTCGAGCGTTTCGACCGGATTGCCCAACTGGTCGTCCAGCAGGTCGAGAAGGTTCGCTTCCAGGAGGTGGCGGAGCTTCCCGCATCGGCGCGGGCCGAGGGGGGCTTCGGGTCCACCGGCGGCCATGCCGCCGTGGGCAGCGGTCCGGGTGCGAACCCGGGCGAACAAACGGGTGGGAATCGATACGCATCGGTCGTATCCGACCGGGAAGGACAGTGACGTGTTCGGACGTCGCAAGAAGGACAGTGCCGCCGAGGACGCGGCGGGCGCGGACGAGCAGGTCGTCGACGACGTGCACGGTGACGAGCCCGCGGACTCCGCCGACGCCGCGCGGTCGCGCGTGAGGCTCGAGCCCGAGCCCCGTCCCGACGGTCCCTGGGACCTCTCGGAGGTCCGTGAGCCCGGCGAGGGCCGGGTGGACCTCGGCGGGCTCTTCGTGCCGGGCGTCGAGGGCATGGAGCTGCGCGTTGAGGTCGCGGGCGACGCGATCGTCGCGGCGACCGTCGTGCTCCAGGACAGCGCCATCCAGCTGCAGGGCTTCGCCGCCCCCAAGAAGGAGGGCATCTGGGGCGAGGTCCGCGAGGAGATCGCCTCGGGCATCACCCAGCAGGGCGGTGTCATCGACGAGGTCGAGGGCCCCCTCGGCTGGGAGCTGCGCGCCCAGGTGCCGGTGCAGCTGCCCGACGGCACGGGCGGCGTGCAGGTCGTGCGCTTCATCGGCGTCGACGGCCCGCGCTGGTTCCTGCGCGGCGTGATCTCCGGGCAGGGCGCGGTGCAGCCGCAGGCCGCGGGGCTCCTTGAGCAGATCTTCCGGGACACGGTCGTCGTGCGCGGCGACGGCCCGATGGCGCCGCGCGACCCGATCGTCCTGAAGCTGCCGGACGACGCGCAGATGGTCGCCGAGGGCGTCCAGCAGGAGCAGCAGGAAGGCTCGCGCTTCTCGGGCGGGATGGGGCAGCTGCAGCGCGGCCCCGAGATCACCGAGGTGCGCTGACCACCCAGGTGATCCCAGGGGAGCGCTGACACTCCCTCACATGCGCGGTGGCCCGCGATGGTTCCGGTTCGTCCGGGCCATTGCGGGCCACTTTTGTGTGCGCCCATACTGTGCCGGTCACGCGGGGGGAGACCGGTGCGGTGAGGCGACGGCGGTTGCCCGCGGCGGTGCGGGGGAGCAGACAGCACGGCCTGGTGCTCGGGGCGGCCGGACTCGCGGTGCTGCTCGCCGCGACCGTGCTCGCCGCGCTGGCGGCACTCTCCGAGAAGGCCGTCGAGGGCGGGGTCCAGCGCAGGCTCGCCGCGGACCGCGAAGCCGTGGTCGAGGTCGCGGGAGCCCACCGGACGCGCGGTGCGGCGGAGTCGGACGAGGACGCACGTGCCGCGCTCGACCGCACCTACGGCGATGTGCCCCACCACACCTGGTCCGCGCTGCGCGCGCCCGCGGCCCGCAACGACGAACTCGCCGTCACCACGGCCGCGGGCCGCCCGCGGGAGGACGCCACCCTCTCCGTAGCAGCCGTTCAGGGCCTGGAACGGCACGCCTCGATGGTGACCGGACGGTGGCCGCGCACCGGCGACGGGCCGGTCGAGGTCGCGGTGACCGAGGTCGTCGCCGCGGAGCTCGCCGTGCGGCCCGGCGACGGGATCACGGTGCGGGGCGCGGGCGAGCGGCCGGTGCCGATGCGGGTCGTCGGGGTGTACACCGCCGAGGGGCGCGCTCCGGCCGTGTGGGCCTCGCTGAGCAGTACGTTCGGGACACCCGACTCGATCGCGGTCGTACCCCGCGAGGCCTTCACCCGCACCGAGGGCCTCGCGCGGGACGCCAGGGCACTGTGGCTGGGCGTGCCCCGCGCGGACGGTCTGCGCCTCGACGACATCGAGCCGCTCCAGGAGCGGGCCGAGCGCTTCGCGGGCAGCAACGCGGTCGGCGGCGACCTGACGCTCTCCGCCGGGCTGCGCAGGGCCCTCGACCGGCTCGCCACCCCGATCGCCGTGGCCCGCGCCGGGCTCTACGTCCCCGCCACCCTCCTCGCCGCGCTCGCCGTGGCCGCCCTCGTGCTGACCGCGCGGCAGCTCGCCGAACACCGGCGGCCCGAGCTGGCGTTGCTGGC
This window encodes:
- a CDS encoding DUF3093 domain-containing protein; this translates as MQPYEERLTAPRSWWFASVLVGVAMALILLPFGTLPLLGGLVGGTAVAAVVTSAYGAVRIRVVAGSLVVGDAKIPVSALGDVEVLTGEETRAWRSYKADPRAYMLLRAYIPTALRVTITDPEDPTPYVYVSTRHPEELAAVLDSVRQSAA
- a CDS encoding PaaI family thioesterase, giving the protein MSGTSAALTPPADAIAPVRHPDAPAPGELIGAHYEHCFGCGEGQAHGLHLATRAGEGVAVTAEFTVREAHQGAPGLAHGGVLATALDETLGSLNWLLRVIAVTGRLETDFARPVPLGTVLFLEAEVTAVAGRKIYSTATGRIGGPEGPVAVRADALFIEVKVDHFIDNGRPEEIQAAMNNPDQIRRARAFEVNP
- the dut gene encoding dUTP diphosphatase — encoded protein: MPSRELDVLIRRVDPEVPLPAYAQPGDAGADLRTTESCELKPGERVVLPTGVSIALPEGYAAFVHPRSGLAARCGVALVNAPGTVDAGYRGEIKVIVVNLDPRDSVRFERFDRIAQLVVQQVEKVRFQEVAELPASARAEGGFGSTGGHAAVGSGPGANPGEQTGGNRYASVVSDREGQ
- a CDS encoding DUF3710 domain-containing protein, whose protein sequence is MFGRRKKDSAAEDAAGADEQVVDDVHGDEPADSADAARSRVRLEPEPRPDGPWDLSEVREPGEGRVDLGGLFVPGVEGMELRVEVAGDAIVAATVVLQDSAIQLQGFAAPKKEGIWGEVREEIASGITQQGGVIDEVEGPLGWELRAQVPVQLPDGTGGVQVVRFIGVDGPRWFLRGVISGQGAVQPQAAGLLEQIFRDTVVVRGDGPMAPRDPIVLKLPDDAQMVAEGVQQEQQEGSRFSGGMGQLQRGPEITEVR